The Mycolicibacterium smegmatis genome has a window encoding:
- a CDS encoding NAD-dependent epimerase/dehydratase family protein, with translation MSTSLVIGANGFLGSHVLRQLVADNTDGSEIRAMVRPGANTVGIDDLDVTRFTGDIFDTEVLRAAMTGCDVVYYCVVDTRGWLRHPAPLFRTNVEGTRHVLDVALEPGIGLRKFVYTSSYVTVGRRRGCVATEDDVIDLRGVTPYVRSRVQAEELVLRYATERGLPAVAMCVSTTYGSGDWGRTPHGAVIAGAAFGKLPFVMSGIDLEAVGVDDAARALILAAESGRPGERYLISEKLISNAEVARIAAEAAGVAPPRRSIPLPVSYLLAAIGTVKGKLRGTDERLSLRSLRLMRAECELDHSKAVRELGWQPRPVEESIAEAAKFWVGLRAAKQARRGG, from the coding sequence GTGAGCACCTCGCTGGTCATCGGCGCCAACGGATTCCTGGGATCGCACGTGCTGCGCCAACTCGTGGCCGACAACACCGACGGGTCCGAGATCCGCGCCATGGTGCGACCGGGCGCCAACACCGTCGGCATCGACGACCTGGACGTCACGCGGTTCACCGGCGACATCTTCGACACCGAGGTGCTGCGCGCCGCCATGACCGGATGCGACGTCGTGTACTACTGCGTCGTCGACACCAGGGGCTGGCTGCGCCACCCGGCCCCGCTGTTCCGCACCAACGTCGAGGGCACGCGGCACGTGCTCGACGTCGCGCTCGAACCCGGGATCGGGCTGCGGAAGTTCGTCTACACCAGCAGCTACGTCACGGTCGGGCGCAGGCGTGGATGTGTGGCCACCGAGGACGACGTGATCGACCTGCGTGGTGTCACACCGTATGTGCGCTCACGCGTACAGGCCGAGGAACTGGTGCTGCGGTACGCCACCGAGCGCGGCCTGCCTGCGGTCGCGATGTGCGTGTCGACCACCTACGGCAGCGGCGACTGGGGCCGCACACCGCACGGCGCGGTCATCGCGGGCGCCGCGTTCGGCAAGCTGCCGTTCGTGATGAGCGGCATCGATCTGGAAGCCGTCGGTGTCGACGACGCCGCCCGCGCCCTCATCCTCGCCGCGGAAAGCGGCAGACCGGGTGAGCGGTACCTGATCTCCGAGAAACTGATCAGCAACGCCGAGGTCGCCCGGATCGCCGCCGAGGCCGCGGGCGTCGCGCCGCCGCGCCGGTCGATCCCGCTGCCGGTGTCCTATCTGCTGGCGGCCATCGGCACTGTCAAGGGCAAGCTGCGCGGAACCGACGAGCGGTTGTCGTTGCGGTCACTGCGGCTCATGCGCGCCGAGTGCGAACTGGACCACTCCAAGGCCGTGCGTGAACTCGGTTGGCAGCCAAGGCCGGTCGAGGAATCGATCGCCGAGGCCGCGAAGTTCTGGGTGGGTCTTCGGGCAGCCAAGCAGGCGCGCCGAGGCGGCTGA
- a CDS encoding nuclear transport factor 2 family protein has protein sequence MSRFSRDELSAAFARFEATVDTAARTKDWDVWVRHYTPDVDYVEHAAGTMKGREEVRAWIWKTMTSFPGNHMTAFPSLWTVIDEPTGRVICELDNPMVDPGDGTIISATNISILTYAGDGLWSRQEDVYNPLRFASAAMKWCRKAAELGTLTDEAAEWMAKFGGRR, from the coding sequence ATGAGCAGGTTCAGTCGCGACGAACTCAGCGCGGCGTTCGCCCGATTCGAGGCGACCGTGGACACCGCGGCCCGCACGAAGGACTGGGACGTCTGGGTCCGGCACTACACGCCCGATGTCGACTACGTCGAGCACGCCGCGGGCACCATGAAGGGCCGCGAGGAGGTGCGCGCCTGGATCTGGAAGACCATGACGAGCTTCCCGGGCAACCACATGACGGCGTTCCCGTCGCTGTGGACGGTGATCGACGAACCGACCGGCCGCGTGATCTGCGAACTCGACAATCCCATGGTGGACCCGGGTGACGGCACGATCATCAGCGCCACCAACATCTCGATCCTCACCTACGCCGGCGACGGCCTGTGGAGCAGGCAGGAAGACGTCTACAACCCGCTGCGCTTCGCGTCGGCGGCGATGAAGTGGTGCCGCAAGGCCGCCGAACTCGGCACGCTGACCGACGAGGCTGCCGAATGGATGGCCAAGTTCGGGGGCCGCAGGTGA
- the msrA gene encoding peptide-methionine (S)-S-oxide reductase MsrA yields the protein MGNHATAILAGGCFWGMQDLIRKQPGVVSTRVGYTGGQNDHPTYRNHPGHAEAVEIVYDPAQTDYRALLEFFFQIHDPTTKDRQGNDVGSSYRSAIFYLDEEQKRIALETIVDVDASGLWPGKVVTEVTPASDFWEAEPEHQDYLVHYPNGYTCHFPRPGWKLPRRETANQ from the coding sequence ATGGGCAATCACGCCACGGCGATCCTCGCGGGCGGCTGCTTCTGGGGTATGCAGGATCTGATCCGCAAGCAGCCCGGTGTCGTCTCCACCCGGGTCGGCTACACCGGAGGCCAGAACGACCATCCGACGTACCGCAATCACCCCGGGCATGCCGAGGCCGTCGAGATCGTCTACGACCCGGCACAGACCGACTATCGCGCCCTGCTGGAGTTCTTCTTCCAGATCCACGATCCGACCACCAAGGACCGTCAGGGCAACGACGTCGGCTCGAGTTACCGTTCGGCGATCTTCTACCTCGACGAGGAGCAGAAGCGCATCGCGCTGGAGACCATCGTTGATGTGGACGCCTCCGGACTGTGGCCGGGCAAGGTGGTCACCGAGGTGACACCGGCGAGTGACTTCTGGGAGGCCGAGCCCGAACACCAGGACTATCTGGTGCACTACCCCAACGGCTACACGTGCCACTTCCCGCGCCCGGGCTGGAAGCTGCCGCGCCGCGAGACCGCGAACCAGTAG
- a CDS encoding cytochrome P450: protein MTATVERPETAIRAAQLPPAVPLPRVVQGLAFSVARRWVVKHAARRYGDVFTLDIPVFGRTVLVAEPQLAKQVYAAHPDDVGNIQPNLSRMLGPGSVFALDGTDHRRRRKLLTPPFHGRSIKNYERIFEEETLREAASWPDGREFPTLEPMMRITLNAILRAVFGADGEQLDELRRIIPPWVTLGSRLAVLPTPTRNYGRLTPWGRLAAYRAEYDDVVDRLIDRVAADPDFDQRDDILALLLRSAYEDGSSMSRKDIGDELLTLLAAGHETTASTLGWAFERISRHPDVLEKLVAEAASGDNEYRQAAIAEVQRVRTVIDFSGRHVYAPSFQLGQWTIPRGYSIIVALAHIQEREEEFPDPHRFDPQRFVGNRPGLGWLPYGGGTRRCVGAVFANIEMDVVLRTVLRHFVIETTTAPDEKVHPRGVAYTPASGGRVVMRRRSEPLGA from the coding sequence ATGACCGCGACCGTCGAACGTCCCGAGACCGCCATCCGCGCGGCCCAGCTTCCGCCGGCCGTGCCACTGCCCAGAGTCGTTCAGGGCCTGGCCTTCTCGGTCGCGCGACGGTGGGTGGTCAAGCACGCGGCCCGCAGGTACGGCGACGTCTTCACGCTCGACATCCCGGTGTTCGGCCGCACCGTGCTGGTCGCCGAACCGCAACTGGCCAAACAGGTGTACGCCGCCCACCCCGACGACGTCGGCAACATCCAGCCGAACCTCAGCCGCATGCTCGGTCCCGGATCGGTGTTCGCCCTCGATGGCACCGACCACCGGCGCAGGCGCAAGCTGCTCACACCGCCGTTCCACGGCCGCAGCATCAAGAACTATGAGCGCATCTTCGAAGAGGAGACCCTGCGCGAAGCCGCGTCCTGGCCCGACGGTCGGGAGTTCCCGACACTCGAGCCGATGATGCGGATCACGCTCAACGCGATCCTGCGCGCGGTGTTCGGGGCCGACGGAGAACAACTCGACGAACTGCGCCGCATCATCCCGCCGTGGGTGACCCTCGGGTCGCGCCTGGCGGTGCTGCCGACACCCACGCGCAACTACGGACGCCTCACGCCCTGGGGCCGGCTCGCGGCCTACCGCGCGGAGTACGACGACGTCGTGGACCGCCTCATCGACCGCGTCGCGGCCGATCCGGACTTCGACCAGCGCGACGACATCCTGGCACTGCTGCTGCGCAGCGCCTACGAAGACGGATCATCCATGTCCCGCAAGGACATCGGCGACGAACTGCTCACGCTGCTCGCGGCCGGGCACGAGACCACGGCGTCCACACTGGGCTGGGCGTTCGAGCGGATCAGCAGGCATCCCGACGTACTGGAGAAGCTCGTCGCCGAGGCGGCCTCCGGCGACAACGAGTACCGGCAGGCCGCCATCGCCGAGGTGCAGCGCGTGCGCACCGTGATCGACTTCTCCGGCCGCCACGTCTACGCGCCGTCATTCCAGTTGGGGCAGTGGACGATTCCGCGAGGCTACTCGATCATCGTCGCGCTCGCCCACATCCAGGAGCGCGAAGAGGAGTTCCCCGACCCGCACCGGTTCGACCCGCAGCGCTTCGTCGGGAACCGGCCGGGACTCGGCTGGCTCCCCTACGGCGGCGGCACGCGCCGCTGCGTGGGCGCGGTGTTCGCCAACATCGAGATGGACGTGGTGTTGCGAACCGTACTGCGCCACTTCGTCATCGAGACCACCACCGCACCCGACGAGAAGGTGCACCCGCGCGGGGTGGCCTACACTCCCGCGTCGGGTGGCCGCGTGGTGATGCGGCGCCGCAGCGAACCGCTTGGCGCCTGA
- a CDS encoding TetR/AcrR family transcriptional regulator has translation MTTALTGTATAGGSGGDAFRSRLLDGLSAAIDDKGYRDSTVADIVRHARTSKRTFYDQFASKEACFIELLRANNAALVEHIRSAVRPEAEWQDQIDQAVGAYVEHIESAPSITLSWIRELPALGPAARPLQRDAMGALTDLLIDLSDSPGFRRAGLNGLSRQMAIILLGGLRELTALIVEDGHDIREIYEPAVAASRAILTASSAEHQAR, from the coding sequence ATGACGACCGCGCTCACCGGCACCGCCACGGCGGGGGGCTCAGGCGGTGACGCGTTCCGGTCCCGCCTGCTCGACGGGCTCTCGGCCGCCATCGACGACAAGGGTTACCGCGACAGCACCGTTGCCGACATCGTCCGCCACGCTCGCACCTCCAAGCGCACGTTCTACGACCAGTTCGCAAGCAAAGAAGCCTGTTTCATCGAGCTGCTGCGCGCCAACAACGCCGCGCTCGTCGAGCACATCCGCTCGGCCGTCCGCCCCGAGGCCGAATGGCAGGACCAGATCGACCAGGCCGTCGGCGCCTACGTCGAGCACATCGAATCCGCCCCGAGCATCACGCTGAGCTGGATCCGCGAACTGCCCGCGCTCGGCCCCGCGGCACGCCCGCTGCAACGCGACGCGATGGGGGCGCTCACCGATCTGCTCATCGACCTCAGCGACAGTCCGGGATTCCGGCGCGCCGGGCTCAACGGGCTCAGCAGGCAGATGGCCATCATCCTGCTGGGCGGTCTACGGGAACTCACGGCACTGATCGTCGAGGACGGCCACGACATCCGGGAGATCTACGAACCGGCCGTCGCGGCGTCGCGGGCGATCCTCACCGCGAGTTCAGCTGAGCACCAGGCGCGCTGA